Genomic segment of Acidobacteriota bacterium:
GTTGGTTTGGAGATCGTTGGAACGAACGGCGGGTCCGAAAAAGTGCTGGTCGTTCCTGTGCCGCTCTATCAGAGCAAGCAGAAGCAGCGCGGATTCAACCAGGCGCTCGAAGTCACGCGCACGGCCCTGCGCTTTATGGCGCCGGTGGCGCGCGGGAGATACGAGCTGGCGGCGGAGCGCCTGCTGCGCGTGCGCGACACAGCGTCGCAGACCGGGCTCACGCGGCATCAGCGGCGCGAGAACGTTCGCGGGGCTTTTGTTGCTGCAGACCCTGAGAGCTTGCAGGGCGCGACCGTGCTGGTGGTGGACGACGTCTTCACCACCGGCACCACGGTGACGGAGTGCACCAAGGTGCTGCGGCGCGCGGGCGCCGAGAAGGTCTATGTGGCGACGGTGGCGCGCGTGCTGAAGAACGATGCCGCGTTGATCGAGCCGGACGTCGTTCAAGCATTCGAGGACGTTCAAGCGATCGAGGACGAACCCACTAAGAGCA
This window contains:
- a CDS encoding ComF family protein, translating into MAGRFTPSSGGDAAAPAGETPALMCGMCELQRPPYERALAYGPYDGALRELVHLLKYARVHTAAPVLGRMLAEVIVGLEIVGTNGGSEKVLVVPVPLYQSKQKQRGFNQALEVTRTALRFMAPVARGRYELAAERLLRVRDTASQTGLTRHQRRENVRGAFVAADPESLQGATVLVVDDVFTTGTTVTECTKVLRRAGAEKVYVATVARVLKNDAALIEPDVVQAFEDVQAIEDEPTKSRAAHA